The following proteins are encoded in a genomic region of Dokdonia donghaensis DSW-1:
- a CDS encoding heparinase II/III family protein, producing MLQHFKKYGIQLCFLLFTLSGYAQHIPSEQVIAIDELFPYLKTSVQDDLGEVSQAGLALHFRTVFASRYFYDWHETDTRFEEYKRLYPKMEKYHTARAQDHLDKFDDSTFWKLPFNYKNGTPINAYGLRHLARQHKMVDIAFLYRYENKNPSYIDYYTSQLASLNNALITSSFETINDGNGVYESFRSGYRILNWLQIHNGYLGEAAYTDKNQLTTIATLLQHAAHLYKNNKEFKAGNHQTRGLSALAMLAIILNDFKDADVWYTHAMSLLEEHLKREINEDGFQFERTIHYHQSDIDNYFYVYQLAQKSNMPVSTLWEDKLKSLFTTLTKVAYPDGSAPVLSDDTDTPWAEKNDISGSLTLGYLLFDDPAMGYFAKQAVQPKYLWYLSRNQLEGLKSIKATPPETKSYAFTDTGYYIMREGWKPSNKMLIIAAGLDKDKPDHQHGDMLGIQAMANEHVILPNYQVRYSLDDLELFKNSEVKNVALVDNILQGKDYTSNKGGSGFGKFKSLPEPKVLGWLSNESIDLFIGSHDGFEEKGVTYTRQVISVEDDFWIVKDNFYAKEAHTYKQQWQGHYTTENGAELLRSNFSNGSGLDIYQLNKVDRVTTSGKRGKQWSTISKEGEASYSFITVLYPYSTYDTRILETEKNPSLKGWSLHNGSSKMLFKGNSSIYFNISKAVVDTVNIEIPEGGDIMTQVNNQELTITLLSGKKVAIIVTQDGIDTNYTLQPAAAVTYKIK from the coding sequence ATGTTGCAGCATTTTAAAAAATATGGGATTCAGCTATGCTTCTTATTATTTACCCTATCAGGATATGCACAGCATATTCCTTCTGAGCAGGTAATTGCTATAGATGAACTATTCCCATATCTCAAAACGAGTGTACAAGACGATCTAGGAGAAGTTTCTCAAGCGGGTCTCGCTCTACATTTTAGAACTGTTTTTGCCTCTCGTTATTTTTATGACTGGCACGAGACAGACACGCGTTTTGAAGAGTACAAACGTCTTTACCCAAAGATGGAGAAATATCACACGGCTAGAGCTCAAGATCACCTAGATAAATTTGATGATAGCACGTTTTGGAAATTACCTTTTAACTATAAAAATGGAACTCCTATTAATGCATATGGTTTAAGACACCTTGCTAGGCAACATAAAATGGTAGACATTGCCTTTTTATACCGCTATGAGAATAAAAACCCATCTTACATAGACTATTACACATCGCAACTAGCATCTCTTAATAATGCTTTAATTACTAGTAGTTTTGAAACCATAAATGATGGTAATGGCGTGTATGAGTCTTTTAGATCTGGTTATCGCATTTTAAACTGGCTTCAAATACATAATGGATATCTGGGAGAAGCAGCATACACAGACAAGAATCAACTTACTACTATAGCCACACTACTTCAACACGCAGCACATTTATATAAAAACAATAAAGAGTTTAAAGCTGGCAATCACCAGACCAGAGGTCTTTCTGCACTGGCTATGCTTGCTATAATATTAAATGACTTTAAAGATGCAGATGTGTGGTATACACACGCTATGTCACTTCTGGAAGAGCATCTTAAAAGAGAGATTAATGAAGATGGGTTTCAGTTTGAACGTACTATACATTACCACCAGAGCGATATAGACAACTATTTTTATGTGTACCAATTGGCCCAAAAAAGTAATATGCCCGTAAGTACACTATGGGAAGACAAGCTCAAATCATTATTTACAACGCTCACTAAAGTTGCTTATCCAGACGGAAGCGCTCCTGTACTCTCTGATGATACAGATACGCCTTGGGCAGAAAAAAATGACATCTCGGGCTCACTTACACTGGGGTATTTATTATTTGACGACCCAGCAATGGGATATTTTGCAAAGCAAGCAGTACAACCTAAATATTTATGGTACCTAAGCCGTAATCAACTTGAGGGCTTAAAATCTATAAAAGCTACGCCACCAGAAACAAAGTCATATGCTTTTACAGACACAGGTTATTATATAATGAGAGAGGGCTGGAAACCCAGTAACAAAATGCTCATAATAGCTGCAGGTCTTGATAAAGACAAGCCAGACCACCAGCACGGAGATATGCTAGGTATACAAGCAATGGCAAATGAGCACGTAATTTTACCTAATTACCAAGTACGCTACTCTCTAGATGACCTAGAGCTATTTAAAAATAGTGAAGTAAAAAATGTTGCACTTGTAGACAATATACTTCAAGGTAAAGACTACACATCTAATAAAGGAGGAAGTGGTTTTGGTAAATTTAAAAGTCTTCCAGAACCTAAGGTGCTGGGGTGGCTCTCTAACGAATCTATAGATCTCTTTATAGGCAGCCACGATGGCTTTGAGGAAAAAGGGGTTACATACACAAGACAAGTAATCTCTGTAGAAGATGATTTTTGGATCGTGAAAGATAATTTTTACGCTAAAGAAGCACATACCTATAAGCAACAATGGCAAGGTCACTACACCACAGAAAATGGTGCCGAACTCTTACGTTCTAATTTTTCTAACGGAAGCGGTCTAGATATTTACCAACTCAATAAGGTGGATCGTGTAACTACTTCTGGAAAAAGAGGAAAACAGTGGTCTACTATTTCTAAAGAAGGAGAAGCTTCATACAGTTTTATTACTGTACTTTATCCTTATAGTACTTACGACACCCGCATACTAGAAACTGAGAAAAACCCTTCTTTAAAAGGGTGGTCCCTTCATAATGGGAGCTCAAAAATGCTATTTAAAGGAAATAGCTCCATTTACTTTAATATTTCAAAAGCGGTTGTTGACACAGTAAATATTGAAATTCCCGAAGGAGGAGATATAATGACTCAAGTAAACAATCAAGAATTAACCATCACGCTACTAAGTGGCAAAAAAGTAGCGATTATTGTCACTCAAGATGGTATTGATACAAACTACACATTACAACCTGCAGCAGCAGTAACTTATAAGATAAAGTAA
- a CDS encoding chondroitinase-B domain-containing protein: MYKHLILLCSLVLLSACKEASLDASQTVATIDELNTAIKNAQPGDHIVLKNGVWKDAAIKFYGEGTEANPISLTAETPGEVTLEGNSSLKLGGSYLHVSGLHFKNGFTTEKAVIRYKINDTTIAYHSRVTDCVIEDFTNPDRDSKNHWIELWGQHNSFDHNYVTGKTNQGPTLRVMLKGNENVNTYHQIKDNHFGPRPRKGGPRAETLQLGDSYTSMTPGYVNVEHNYFERCNGEVEIISSKSNYNTFKNNVFFESEGSLVLRHGNYATIDGNVFIGNDNSEFIGGIRVINTGHWIVNNYFYNLKGNEFRAPLAVMNGIPKSPLNRYNQVTDVVVAHNSFINSKTPWHFGVGANLSQAEVLPASEIRSARAERMVVANNLIYTDAPTASVVKTYDSITGVTFKSNFINVKNTSDYKTDGIITKTLELSEGDNLFAAPQGAQNELHNGFDFDRIDQDLLGNSRDKSNRAGAIVSVSSNHQELLDLSNYGTSWFNTRPAQKTPETITVSTEAQLAEAIKNASQGTTITITPGTYEVDGNYAFAKAVTLQSTATTNRPVITFKNATKGFELQPRAKLKLSNIILKGDKGTDAFATLEKGMGQAYELWLDNVEIDGFKSVLETSKASFADTISIKNSIIKNTARGIQLNKETNDKGDYNAAFVFVEDNNFTNVGMNVLDYYRGGYDESTIGGSLVVRGNTFTQCGAQEKSNILLKTRGIVNVTLAENTFTNNPIKTIAVLWGEKGQEPVDNKTSNSGEIKVVQNLKLKLVY, encoded by the coding sequence ATGTATAAACATCTCATACTTCTTTGCTCACTCGTACTTTTGAGCGCCTGTAAAGAGGCATCGCTAGACGCAAGCCAGACCGTAGCCACCATAGACGAGCTCAACACAGCCATTAAAAATGCCCAACCTGGAGATCATATTGTACTTAAAAACGGTGTGTGGAAAGATGCTGCCATAAAATTTTATGGTGAGGGTACAGAAGCAAATCCCATTTCTCTTACAGCCGAAACTCCAGGTGAGGTTACCTTAGAGGGCAACTCTTCACTCAAGCTAGGAGGATCTTACTTGCACGTGAGTGGTTTACATTTTAAAAATGGATTTACGACAGAAAAAGCGGTAATACGTTATAAAATAAATGACACAACAATTGCATACCATTCTCGTGTTACAGATTGTGTAATAGAAGATTTTACAAACCCAGATCGTGATAGTAAAAACCACTGGATAGAGCTATGGGGGCAACACAACAGTTTTGACCATAATTATGTGACTGGAAAAACAAACCAAGGCCCTACCCTACGTGTGATGCTCAAGGGTAATGAAAATGTAAACACCTATCACCAGATTAAAGACAACCATTTTGGCCCGCGCCCTAGAAAAGGAGGTCCACGTGCAGAGACACTACAACTGGGAGACAGCTACACCTCTATGACTCCAGGATATGTAAATGTAGAGCACAATTATTTTGAACGTTGTAATGGTGAGGTAGAGATTATCTCTAGTAAGAGTAACTACAATACATTTAAAAACAATGTATTTTTTGAATCTGAGGGTTCACTGGTATTGAGACACGGTAATTATGCTACTATAGATGGAAACGTATTTATAGGTAATGACAATTCAGAATTTATAGGTGGTATACGTGTTATAAACACGGGCCACTGGATTGTAAATAACTACTTCTATAACCTAAAGGGTAACGAGTTTAGAGCGCCGCTTGCCGTAATGAATGGTATCCCAAAATCTCCACTTAATCGCTATAACCAAGTGACAGATGTTGTGGTTGCACATAACTCTTTTATAAACTCAAAGACCCCTTGGCATTTTGGTGTAGGTGCAAATTTGAGTCAGGCAGAGGTGTTACCCGCTTCAGAGATTAGGTCTGCAAGAGCAGAGCGTATGGTAGTAGCAAATAATCTTATATATACAGATGCGCCTACTGCCAGTGTGGTAAAAACATATGACTCTATCACAGGAGTGACTTTTAAGAGCAACTTTATAAATGTAAAAAACACGAGCGATTATAAGACAGATGGTATCATCACAAAAACGCTAGAACTGTCGGAAGGTGACAACTTATTTGCTGCACCTCAAGGAGCGCAAAATGAACTTCACAATGGCTTTGATTTTGACCGTATAGATCAAGATTTATTAGGCAACAGCCGTGATAAGTCTAACCGTGCAGGGGCTATTGTTTCGGTATCAAGTAATCATCAAGAATTGCTAGATCTCTCAAACTACGGGACCTCGTGGTTTAACACCAGACCAGCGCAAAAAACCCCAGAAACAATAACAGTTTCGACAGAAGCACAACTTGCAGAGGCTATAAAGAATGCGAGCCAAGGCACTACCATAACTATAACACCTGGCACATATGAGGTAGATGGTAATTACGCTTTCGCGAAAGCGGTAACCCTACAATCTACAGCAACGACTAACAGACCAGTGATTACTTTTAAAAACGCTACCAAAGGCTTTGAACTACAACCCAGAGCAAAGCTTAAGCTATCAAACATTATACTTAAGGGTGATAAAGGTACAGACGCATTTGCAACCCTAGAAAAAGGGATGGGCCAGGCATATGAATTATGGCTAGATAATGTTGAGATAGATGGTTTTAAAAGTGTGTTAGAAACTAGTAAAGCTTCGTTTGCAGATACAATCTCAATTAAAAATAGCATCATAAAAAACACTGCAAGAGGTATCCAACTTAATAAGGAAACTAATGACAAAGGAGATTATAACGCGGCTTTTGTTTTTGTAGAGGATAACAACTTTACAAACGTAGGGATGAATGTGCTAGACTACTACCGTGGTGGTTATGACGAGTCTACTATAGGCGGTAGCCTTGTCGTGCGTGGCAATACATTTACACAATGTGGCGCTCAAGAGAAGAGTAATATTTTATTAAAAACAAGAGGGATCGTAAACGTAACTCTTGCCGAAAATACCTTTACAAATAACCCTATAAAGACCATCGCAGTACTGTGGGGTGAAAAAGGACAAGAACCTGTGGATAATAAGACTTCAAACTCTGGAGAGATCAAAGTAGTGCAAAACTTAAAACTTAAGTTAGTTTACTAA